The segment TGACCAGCTTCGGCCAGGCCACGTCCTCGCTGACCAGCGTTTCCGCCGGCTGCAGGCGCGCGAGTTCGGCGGCCAGGCCTTCGGCGCTGTTGGTTTCAGTGAGCAGGAAACGGCCGGTGGACAGGTCCACCCAGGCCATGCCGTAGCCCTTCGGGCCGGCGGCGATGGAGAGCAGCAGGTTGTCGCGGCGCTCTTCCATCAGCGCCGCATCGGTGACGGTGCCCGGCGTGACGATACGCACGACTTCGCGCTTCACCGGCCCCTTGGACAGGGCCGGATCACCGATCTGCTCGCACAGGGCGACGGATTCGCCGAGCTTGACCAGCCGCGCCAGATAGCCTTCCACGGCGTGATACGGCACGCCCGCCATGGGGATGGGCGCACCGGCCGACTGGCCGCGCTGGGTCAGCGTGATATCGAGCAGGCGGGCCGCCTTGCGGGCGTCGTCGTAGAACAGCTCGTAGAAGTCGCCCATCCGGAAAAACAGCAGGATGTCCGGGTGTTCTGCCTTGGCGCCCAGGTACTGGCGCATGAACGGCGTATGCCCTGCTGCCGAGCCGATGTCTTCTGCTAAAGCCATGATTTTCCGACGCTTAGTAACGATGGCGCGCCGCCCATGGCGCGCCGGCCGACCATGATACCGGGTCGACGCGCCGCCTGCGGCTTCCCGCCGCGCGCTAGCCGTGCGCGTAGGCAGGCTGGCGCGACGCAGCGTCGGCCGCCGGCGGAAGGGCGCGCCCCGCTGCAATGGCCAGCATCGCCGTGGGGGTAAGCCGCCCAGCCCACGCATGGAAGCGCGTCGTGCGATCGGCCAGCCCGTTGTAGCCACCATTGATCGCCTTCGTGGCGGCGCGGACGTCCCGGCGCGCTGTGGTGGGCACACGGGTGAGCCAGTACCAGATGGCGATGCACGCGGCCGTTTCCGATTCGGCGGCAAGGCAGGGGCGCTGTACGAGATCCACGTCCAGCGCCTTCGATGCGGCGCGATAGTTCGCCTTGCCAGTCAGCTGGATGTAGCCGCGGCCGTGGTACCGCCAGCCATCGCCTGGCGTGTCGTTGCCGAGGCGGCCGCCGTACATGAGTTCGGCCAGCATCTCAGGCTTTCCCTGCAGGGCGCGGAGGCGCGCTTCGTCCAGCAACTCGGGACCTTCGCGCCAGGCCGAGCGCACCGGGATCTGCTCGATGCCCCGTGTGTAGCGGAAGCTCTCGTCCAGCCGGGTGAGGCCGTTGGATTCGTGGCCGACCTGGGCCAGGAAGTTCGCCAGTTCCGTGGCGTGGGTCATGCCGGCCTTGTAGGCAAATATCGCCAGCTGCGATTCGCGATCCATCGTCATGTCGTGCTCCTGGGTGAGGGGTGGCTGGCCTCGTCGCCGGGCCGTCGCCACGGTACATCGCGCCAGGTCACCGGCGCCGTAGGCCTCGGCTGCGACGCATCTCGGGCAGGCCCCTACGGCCCTCAGGATTTCACCGAGGGAAGGAAGTGGCCGGATGGTCACGGAATCCTCAGCCCATGCTCTGCTACCCTCGCTCCTATAGTGATATTCGGGCATTTACAGGAGTTTTCATGCGCGTGCTCTCGCTTCTTGGTGCCACGGCACTTGCCACGGCCTTCGCCGCTTCCGCCGCACCGGCACCCCAGGAGGCGAACGCCGCCTACGACGCCCAGGACATCCGTCTGAACGCGGCCTACAAGAAGCTCTCGCAATCGCTCGATGACGCAGGCCGCAAGGCGCTGCGTAACGAGGAACGCCAGTGGATCATAGGCCGCGATACGGCGTGCAAGGTCTCGGCAGGCAATCTCGTCAAGAACGAGTGCACGACCACGCAAACCAGCTTCCGTGCTGATGAGCTCGAGAAGCGCCTGGGCGGCAGCACGTCCTTGGCCGGTGAGTGGGCTTACCGCAGCGATTGCGGTTTCGGCCATCACGCCGAGATGAGCCTGCGGACGACGGCGCCCCAGGTGGAAGGCACCTGGTCGGATGGCTCGCGGAAGGACGGCAGTCAGGGCCAGCTCAAGGGCCAATGGCGCGACGGCAAGCTCTTCGTCCGCTTTTGTACCGAAGACTCACCGGATGGCAGCTACCCTGCATGCCCAGCCTTCAGCGATGTATCAGGTTACCTGGTCCCTTATGGCGGCCAACTCGTCTGGTATCGCACATCCGGCATGCCGGCCGAAGGGAAATTCAACAAATACCTCGTTCTGGGTCGCAAGCCCAACGGCGGGGATGTCCCGAAGGATACGAAGTGCGACAGCGATCGCTAGTATCCAGGGGCATGGCGAAACACACGCATAGGGAGAGCTTTACGTGATCACATCTGTTCCTGGCATGGCGGCCTTCGCCACCGTGCTTCTCGCATTCAGCGCGCATGCTGCCGGTGCCGAAACCACCACTGATGATTCGAAGCCGTTCCGCCCGGCCTATTACGCTTGCGTCAAGGCATCCGGTGGCGTCACGGCGGCGCTGAACGACTGCATCGGCACCGAACACGATTATCAGGACAAGCGCCTCAATACGGCATACCAGGCCCTGCGCAAATCCATGACCGACGTGCAGCGAACGGCACTTCGGAACGAGGAGCGCGCGTGGATCACAAGCCGCGACACATCCTGCGCGCCCGACAAGGATGGCGGCACGGGATCGATGCTTGATTCGAACCAATGCGATCTTCGCGAAACGGCACAGCGTGCCGCCGCGCTCGAAGCCCGCATGACCCGTTAGAAAGCATCCGGCATGGTGCCGGATGCATAGGAAGAAGGAGTTACGCGAATGACGGACGATCTCGACGCGGCGCGGCGCACCGCGGAAAGCTGGCATCTTGGCCAGACCTCGGCGCGCTATGAATCAGGACCCTCGGGTGCGGGAACCATCTCCACCGGCAAGGGCGACCACGGCGGCGTTTCCTACGGCTCCTATCAGCTCTCAACCAAGATGGGCACGCTGAAGGAATACCTTGACCAGTCGCCGTATGGCCAGCAGTTCAAAGGCCTGACGCCGGCGACGCCCGAGTTTGACGCCAAATGGCGCGA is part of the Luteibacter pinisoli genome and harbors:
- a CDS encoding glycoside hydrolase family 19 protein; translation: MTMDRESQLAIFAYKAGMTHATELANFLAQVGHESNGLTRLDESFRYTRGIEQIPVRSAWREGPELLDEARLRALQGKPEMLAELMYGGRLGNDTPGDGWRYHGRGYIQLTGKANYRAASKALDVDLVQRPCLAAESETAACIAIWYWLTRVPTTARRDVRAATKAINGGYNGLADRTTRFHAWAGRLTPTAMLAIAAGRALPPAADAASRQPAYAHG
- a CDS encoding lysozyme inhibitor LprI family protein; amino-acid sequence: MRVLSLLGATALATAFAASAAPAPQEANAAYDAQDIRLNAAYKKLSQSLDDAGRKALRNEERQWIIGRDTACKVSAGNLVKNECTTTQTSFRADELEKRLGGSTSLAGEWAYRSDCGFGHHAEMSLRTTAPQVEGTWSDGSRKDGSQGQLKGQWRDGKLFVRFCTEDSPDGSYPACPAFSDVSGYLVPYGGQLVWYRTSGMPAEGKFNKYLVLGRKPNGGDVPKDTKCDSDR
- a CDS encoding lysozyme inhibitor LprI family protein: MAAFATVLLAFSAHAAGAETTTDDSKPFRPAYYACVKASGGVTAALNDCIGTEHDYQDKRLNTAYQALRKSMTDVQRTALRNEERAWITSRDTSCAPDKDGGTGSMLDSNQCDLRETAQRAAALEARMTR